A window of the Brachyhypopomus gauderio isolate BG-103 chromosome 14, BGAUD_0.2, whole genome shotgun sequence genome harbors these coding sequences:
- the larp7 gene encoding la-related protein 7 — MIDEENMSTGGDPSSKDLSEKKSEGEKKKRSKDLDEKKSESEKKKRSRVKQLLAEVKKQVEFWFGDVNLQKDRFLKKVITKSRDGYVDISVLMTFNRMKQLTTDVKLIARALKNSEVVEVNLEGTQIRRKHPFEGCAKNVDDCTVYVELLPRGVTHVWIERVFNKCGNVVYISIPKFKSTGDTKGFAFVEFETEAQAQKAIEMLNNPPEDAPRKPGMFPKTFARKYIPFHEVQDGTQEEDEGGKKKKKKKKKPRGEPKGGAVEEMVTDSTAEVAGKDEGQKTAQEAGGDEGGDTPAVKSSSKKLEKKRRRSHSTEGPGGCEQDEMPTKMRKLDEEEDELKETSVENQESKEEEKDDSLLKAKRKRKKIHKERLKIEEEVIPLRVISKKEWLDLKHEYRDLQKICMSKLKKNISNIKQTHQPCKTIKPEHERPVGPKFLSGVIVKITHSQPLPARNSVKDALSEVAAVNYVDILEGDAEGYIRFQTPEDAKTVIAARSELQKKYSWNLEILTGDHEQRYWQKILVDRQAKLNRPRDKKRGTEKLISKAEKIIIARAKEASKHIHFDDN, encoded by the exons ATGATCGACGAGGAGAATATGTCGACTGGAGGTGACCCATCATCAAAGGATCTGAGTGAGAAAAAGAGTGAGGGTGAGAAAAAGAAGAGGTCCAAAGATCTCGATGAGAAGAAGAGCGAGAGTGAGAAAAAGAAGAGGTCTCGTGTGAAACAGTTGTTGGCGGAGGTGAAGAAGCAGGTGGAGTTCTGGTTTGGCGACGTAAACCTACAGAAGGACAGATTTTTGAAGAAAGTCATTACAAAGTCAAGAGATGGTT ACGTTGACATCTCTGTCTTGATGACATTCAATCGAATGAAACAGTTGACCACTGATGTTAAGTTGATAGCTAGAGCGCTCAAAAACTCAGAAGTTGTAGAG GTTAATCTGGAAGGAACACAAATAAGGCGAAAACACCCATTTGAGggatgtgcaaaaaatgtaGACGACTGCACGGTATACGTC GAACTCCTACCAAGAGGTGTTACTCATGTTTGGATAGAGCGAGTGTTTAATAAATGTGGGAACGTGGTATATATCAGCATTCCTAAGTTCAAGAGTACAGGAGACACCAAGGGTTTTGCGTTTGTTGAGTTTGAGACAGAAGCGCAAGCTCAGAAAGCCATCGAG ATGCTGAACAACCCACCAGAGGACGCTCCAAGAAAACCAGGCATGTTCCCCAAGACATTTGCTCGAAAGTATATTCCTTTTCATGAAGTCCAGGATGGCACACAAG AAGAGGATGAGGGTggcaagaagaaaaagaaaaaaaaaaagaagccgCGTGGCGAACCGAAGGGGGGCGCCGTTGAGGAGATGGTGACGGACAGCACGGCGGAGGTGGCCGGCAAAGACGAGGGTCAGAAGACAGCCCAGGAGGCCGGGGGCGACGAGGGGGGTGACACCCCTGCCGTCAAGAGCTCCAGCAAGAAGCTGGAGAAGAAACGGCGCCGGTCCCACAGCACCGAAGGACCTGGGGGGTGTGAGCAGGACGAGATGCCAACCAAGATGCGGAAgctggatgaggaagaggatgagctgAAGG AGACGTCAGTGGAAAATCAGGAAAgcaaagaggaggagaaggacgaCTCCTTATTGAAGGccaagaggaagagaaagaagatACACAAGGAGAGACTGAAAATTGAGGAAGAGGTCATTCCCCTCAGAGTCATTTCAAA GAAAGAATGGCTGGACCTGAAGCATGAGTACCGAGATCTGCAGAAGATCTGCATGTCCAAACTGAAGAAGAACATCTCCAATATCAAACAAACACATCAACCCT GTAAAACGATTAAACCTGAACATGAAAGGCCTGTTGGTCCTAAGTTTCTGAGTGGTGTCATTGTGAAAATCACCCACAGCCAGCCTCTGCCAGCCAGGAACTCTGTCAAG GATGCCCTATCTGAGGTGGCCGCTGTGAATTATGTGGATATCCTCGAAGGAGATGCAGAGGGCTACATCCGATTTCAGACCCCCGAGGATGCAAAAACAGTCATTGCTGCTCGTTCTGAACTGCAGAAAAAATACAGCTGGAACCTGGAGATCCTGACTG GTGATCATGAACAACGATACTGGCAGAAGATCCTGGTGGATCGACAGGCTAAGCTGAATCGGCCCAGGGACAAAAAACGAGGCACCGAAAAG CTCATATCTAAAGCTGAGAAGATCATCATTGCTCGGGCCAAAGAGGCAAGCAAGCACATCCATTTTGATGACAATTGA
- the LOC143474447 gene encoding NACHT, LRR and PYD domains-containing protein 3-like — protein sequence MAQATTSMSCLQTLKELRVSLVDKLEWHIDSLVDLLIAKEVFSRDDREEVLHEKGPRGKIRKVLDILDCKGEDAARVFVSACSHLKEPAFKIVDQPWDQTTDIQRVIAKHKAVLKRRSESLLYYNTRHGEKIPFSEHYVNLLIVKGHHSLEIKRHEVLSFGQQRISLQQKASEKKLVNPAQLFSSETGKQQQAKRILVTGVAGIGKTILVQKILCDFSNGKEYTSFDFIIHLTFRDLNLISKPVSLRELILRKNGHLAKHLDTITENDTKLLIILDGFDEFKHYRGCDADVFFTELDEEGEVAELFSSIMLGELLPGASVLVTSRPMAVGYIPVRAVDCFVVITGFSTVEIHDYFQRFFQDQEMATRMFSIVVENELMLTLCYIPAFCHIVCSILKDSNCLSTASPRTMTDIYVQYLLALVKSHMKNRVESPNINSGTLEQEHLQNVLLKLGRLAYQKLMNRETLFYSNDDEVMNCAIVSTFLDKTPIQEPGCTEDVYSFTHLTIQEFFAAFYSAMADVPLSETLGSGTEYSTESMSGNLDLFSRFLSGLLSKRNQELLSRNIGFRVQEDKMQSYRMRLVSDTRTSCENGAYILTHLHCVLEQQDDVLIQEIQPQSLRINLSDVTLSIMDHNAVKYFLSGIQMTILELDLTGTNTCAKALKELQPYLLRCEKLWLGENSLDMEAVNVVANVLEVSDTLKQIGLGWTDIGDEELFILTNAIKVKQILSEMWMEGNRISFAGLSILSDLTPCPLSRVVAIWNNVRDDEAERLNSAHRGQTFIVSFTDDSMWEGWTQWVLQRCEVSSSEKLVTFLQKVCDVSLCGLESAWARTFYVSLSQLIRTRIEWCSEEDVQRKLEKFEAILTF from the exons ATGGCACAAGCTACAACTTCTATGTCATGCCTGCAGACACTTAAGGAGCTTCGTGTTTCTCTTGTCGACAAACTTGAGTGGCACATCGATTCACTTGTGGATCTACTGATCGCAAAAGAGGTTTTCAGTAGAGATGACAGAGAGGAGGTGCTACACGAGAAGGGGCCACGTGGGAAGATCCGGAAGGTTCTGGATATATTGGATTGTAAGGGTGAAGATGCAGCGAGAGTCTTTGTTTCTGCCTGCAGCCATCTTAAGGAGCCTGCCTTTAAAATTGTTGATCAGCCATGGGATCAGACAACAG ATATCCAAAGGGTCATTGCGAAACATAAAGCTGTCCTGAAACGCAGGAGTGAGAGCCTGCTCTACTATAATACACGCCACGGAGAAAAAATCCCTTTTTCTGAACACTATGTCAATCTTCTGATTGTCAAAGGCCACCACAGCTTAGAGATCAAAAGGCATGAGGTTTTATCTTTTGGCCAGCAGCGAATTTCTCTTCAGCAAAAAGCTTCAGAAAAGAAATTGGTCAATCCTGCACAACTGTTTTCTAGTGAAACTGGCAAACAGCAGCAAGCCAAAAGGATCTTGGTAACTGGGGTAGCAGGTATTGGCAAAACTATCCTTGTTCAGAAGATCCTTTGTGATTTTAGCAACGGCAAGGAGTATACATCTTTTGACTTTATCATTCACCTGACTTTCAGAGACTTGAATCTCATCAGTAAGCCAGTTAGTCTTCGAGAACTGATACTCCGTAAGAATGGACATCTCGCCAAACATCTAGACACCATCACTGAAAATGACACGAAGCTCTTGATAATTTTGGATGGTTTTGATGAATTTAAGCACTACAGAGGATGTGATGCAGATGTCTTTTTCACTGAACTTGATGAGGAGGGGGAGGTGGCAGAGCTCTTCTCCAGCATAATGCTGGGAGAACTCCTGCCCGGAGCCTCTGTACTGGTGACCAGTAGGCCGATGGCGGTTGGCTACATTCCTGTCAGAGCCGTTGACTGCTTTGTTGTCATCACTGGATTCTCCACTGTGGAGATCCATGACTATTTCCAGCGGTTCTTCCAAGACCAGGAGATGGCTACCAGAATGTTTAGCATCGTGGTAGAAAATGAACTGATGCTTACCCTCTGCTATATACCAGCCTTCTGCCATATTGTGTGTAGCATTCTGAAAGACAGTAATTGTCTGTCTACAGCCAGCCCTAGGACAATGACCGATAtttatgtgcagtacttgttgGCGTTGGTCAAGTCACACATGAAGAATCGAGTAGAATCGCCGAATATCAACAGTGGCACACTGGAACAAGAGCACCTACAAAATGTCCTGTTAAAGCTGGGCAGATTAGCCTATCAGAAGCTAATGAATCGAGAAACTCTTTTTTATAGCAATGATGATGAAGTAATGAACTGTGCCATAGTGAGCACCTTCCTGGACAAGACACCCATTCAGGAGCCTGGTTGCACCGAGGACGTATATTCTTTCACACATCTCACCATTCAGGAGTTCTTTGCAGCATTTTATTCTGCCATGGCAGATGTACCTTTATCTGAAACCCTGGGATCTGGCACTGAGTATAGTACCGAAAGTATGTCAGGGAATCTGGATTTGTTTTCCAGATTCCTTTCTGGTCTCCTGTCTAAGAGGAACCAAGAATTGCTTTCCAGAAATATTGGGTTTAGGGTGCAGGAAGATAAAATGCAATCCTACAGGATGAGGCTTGTGTCCGACACTCGGACCTCGTGTGAGAATGGAGCTTACATTTTAACACACCTGCACTGTGTTTTGGAGCAACAGGATGATGTACTGATTCAGGAGATCCAGCCACAAAGCCTCCGCATTAACCTCAGTGATGTCACTCTCTCGATCATGGACCACAATGCAGTGAAATACTTTCTCAGTGGAATCCAAATGACTATATTAGAACTGGACCTAACTGGAACCAACACCTGTGCCAAAGCTCTAAAAGAGCTACAGCCATATTTGCTTAGGTGTGAGAAGTTATG GCTGGGGGAAAATAGTCTGGACATGGAAGCAGTGAATGTAGTTGCTAATGTACTGGAAGTATCTGACACTTTGAAGCAAATAGG GTTAGGATGGACAGACATTGGTGACGAGGAACTTTTCATACTCACAAATGCCATCAAGGTCAAACAAATTCTAAGTGAGATGTG GATGGAGGGGAACAGAATCAGCTTTGCAGGTTTGTCAATTTTAAGTGACCTGACGCCATGTCCTCTGTCAAGAGTTGT TGCCATTTGGAACAATGTCCGTGATGATGAAGCCGAGCGCCTCAACAGTGCACACCGTGGCCAGACCTTCATTGTGTCCTTCACGGATGATAGCATGTGGGAGGGCTGGACCCAGTGGGTCCTCCAGAGATGTGAGGTCAGCAGCAGCGAGAAGCTGGTGACCTTCCTGCAGAAGGTGTGTGATGTTTCCCTCTGCGGTCTGGAGAGCGCCTGGGCAAGGACCTTTTACGTATCCCTGAGCCAGCTGATAAGGACTCGGATTGAGTGGTGCTCGGAGGAGGATGTGCAGCGCAAACTGGAGAAGTTTGAGGCAATTCTGACCTTCTAG